The proteins below are encoded in one region of Salmo salar chromosome ssa02, Ssal_v3.1, whole genome shotgun sequence:
- the LOC106592810 gene encoding basement membrane-specific heparan sulfate proteoglycan core protein has protein sequence MDSSTTALLFCSLLWTVCAQAPVVSVEPRSAGVRLGESVSFRCRVVSGSQPVRLEWKRTNNHPLADNVKIGPDGSVLTVANTRNGNQGQYRCVATNSVGRSTMMASLTIKHSPKVRVTPAGPLRVRLGEPVALECHATGRPRPSITWQRHGTQLVTTKTEDTSTLKVAAVSSEDAGVYVCQAQNTEGVAEVKVEVIVEGGQGAANAPKAPMATVSMAEVTAVEGHTVTMLCQATGSPLPVVSWSKLRAPLPWQHTVVGGVLTLTSVGRQDSGQYICNATNTHGYSQAYTQLEVDSPPYTTSLPDQVRLRPGDTLLLQCLAHGSHPITFRWTRVGRAGMPAGAETIKDGQLLIGQVKLNDSGTYKCVATNHVGSSEALAKVTVKA, from the exons ATGGATTCCTCCACAACAGCACTGCTCTTTTGTTCTCTACTCTGGACAG TATGTGCCCAGGCCCCAGTAGTATCAGTTGAGCCCAGGTCAGCAGGGGTCCGGCTGGGGGAGTCGGTCAGTTTCCGCTGCCGGGTGGTCAGTGGGTCACAGCCCGTCCGTCTGGAGTGGAAGAGAACCAACAACCATCCACTGGCAG ATAATGTGAAGATCGGCCCGGATGGTTCCGTGCTGACTGTTGCTAACACCAGGAACGGTAACCAGGGGCAGTACCGTTGCGTGGCAACTAACTCTGTGGGCCGAAGCACCATGATGGCCTCACTGACCATCAAAC ATTCCCCTAAGGTGCGGGTGACCCCGGCAGGGCCCCTGCGAGTCCGGCTTGGTGAACCTGTAGCTCTGGAATGCCACGCCACAGGTAGGCCACGCCCCTCCATTACCTGGCAACGCCACGGAACACAGCTGGTAACCACAAAGACCGAGGACACCAGTACACTGAAG GTGGCAGCAGTGAGCTCTGAGGATGCTggagtgtatgtgtgtcaggcCCAGAACACTGAGGGGGTCGCCGAGGTCAAGGTGGAGGTCATCGTTGAGGGCGGCCAGGGAGCTGCCAACGCACCCAAGGCACCCATGGCGACGGTATCCATGGCAGAGGTGACAGCTGTGGAGGGTCACACGGTCACCATGCTGTGTCAGGCCACAG gtTCTCCCCTTCCTGTTGTCTCCTGGTCTAAACTGCGAGCCCCGTTACCATGGCAACACACTGTGGTGGGTGGAGTTCTGACTCTGACCAGCGTGGGGCGCCAGGATTCAGGACAGTACATCTGTAATGCCACCAATACACACGGATACAGCCAGGCATACACACAGCTAGAGGTGgact CCCCTCCCTACACCACCAGTCTACCAGACCAGGTGAGACTCCGCCCTGGTGACACCCTCCTTCTCCAGTGCCTCGCCCACGGCTCTCACCCAATCACATTCCGTTGGACACGGGTGGGCCGGGCCGGCATGCCCGCAGGGGCGGAGACCATTAAGGATGGCCAGCTGCTGATTGGCCAGGTGAAGTTGAATGACAGCGGGACCTACAAATGCGTGGCGACCAACCACGTTGGTTCCAGCGAGGCTCTGGCGAAGGTCACAGTGAAAG CCTAA